The Shewanella mesophila genome contains the following window.
GCCGCACCGAAGAAACGCTTTGGACGATGTAGTGCGTTAGCATCGACACCACCAGTAAGAACCTTACCTGATGATGGGATAACTGTGTTGTAAGCACGTGCAAGACGGGTGATAGAGTCAAGCAAGATAACCACGTCTTTCTTGTGCTCAACTAATCGTTTAGCTTTTTCGATAACCATTTCTGCAACTTGTACGTGACGGCTCGCTGGTTCATCGAAGGTAGAAGCAATAACTTCGCCTTTCACCATACGTTGCATTTCGGTTACTTCTTCTGGACGCTCATCGATTAGCAGCACCATCAATACCACTTCAGGATTGTTGTAGGCGATGCTTTGCGCCATATTCTGAAGTAGTAGTGTTTTACCTGCTTTGGGCGGCGCTACGATCAAGCCACGTTGGCCTTTACCAATGGGTGAACACAGATCTAGGATTCGAGAAGTAATATCTTCAGTTGAACCATTACCACGCTCCATACGCATACGTTCTTCGGCATGCAGAGGGGTAAGGTTTTCAAATAGGATTTTATTACGAGAGTTTTCTGGCTTATCGAAGTTAACTTCGGTCACTTTTAATAGGGCGAAATAACGTTCGCCCTCTTTTGGTGGACGAATCTTACCGAAGATGGTGTCACCTGTACGCATGTTAAAGCGGCGTATTTGGCTTGGCGACACATAGATATCGTCAGGACCTGCTAGGTATGAACCATCAGAGCTACGAAGGAAGCCAAAGCCATCTTGCAGAATCTCTAAAACACCACCACCGAAAATATCTTCGCCGCTTTTTGCGTGGGCTTTAAGGATTGCGAAAATGATGTCCTGCTTGCGAGCGCGGGCCATATTTTCTAGCTTCATGTCTTGGGCAAGTTGTACTAAATCTGAAATCGGTGTGTCTTTTAATTCTGATAAATTCATCGTGGTGGGTCTTGTTCTTACGTGACAATGCCATCTTTGATCTACTGATGT
Protein-coding sequences here:
- the rho gene encoding transcription termination factor Rho, whose amino-acid sequence is MNLSELKDTPISDLVQLAQDMKLENMARARKQDIIFAILKAHAKSGEDIFGGGVLEILQDGFGFLRSSDGSYLAGPDDIYVSPSQIRRFNMRTGDTIFGKIRPPKEGERYFALLKVTEVNFDKPENSRNKILFENLTPLHAEERMRMERGNGSTEDITSRILDLCSPIGKGQRGLIVAPPKAGKTLLLQNMAQSIAYNNPEVVLMVLLIDERPEEVTEMQRMVKGEVIASTFDEPASRHVQVAEMVIEKAKRLVEHKKDVVILLDSITRLARAYNTVIPSSGKVLTGGVDANALHRPKRFFGAARNIEHGGSLTIIATALVDTGSKMDEVIYEEFKGTGNQELHLSRKAAEKRVFPAIDFNRSGTRREEKLTTPDELQKMWILRKILNPMDEVSGMEFLIDKLAMTKTNDEFFTAMKRAKS